The Muntiacus reevesi chromosome 5, mMunRee1.1, whole genome shotgun sequence genome segment CCTCGGGTTAAGCGCGACCCCACAATGTGCGGATGCGGAAGCTTGTGCGGAGCTGGGCGCGCACGCGGCCGGGCCTTACCCTGTGTCTTCCTCCGCCAGCAGCTCCCGCCGCTCCTCGGGGCCGGGGTGGCCGGGAGCCTCCGCCATGGTCCTCGCTGTGCGTGTGAGCTGCAGCTCTGAGCGCTTCCTGGGGCGGCCGCCCCGGAGCACCCACCCACAGCCCGGTTTCACTTCCCCCTTCCGGCTGCAGGTTGAGGTTTGGAAGGCATCGGGGCTGGGGTTGGGGTGTTGTTTTCTAATCTGTTGctgcaagagaagagaaaaaaacacgAGTCGCCAGGAAGCGTTAAGCAAGTTGCAGGGGCCTGGAGGGCCCGGAGGCGGAGGTGAGGCGGAGGTGAGGCGGAGGTGCACGGTGTGGGGGCTGGGACCCCACACCGGAGCCACCCACCCACCCGCCGTCCAGGCCTCGAAGTCCAGCTCTGCATGGCTGGTGTCCCCAAGCAGGGGGCACGGTCCCGGTCCCTAAGCCTCCACGTGGAGCGTGGTGACCTCCCCGGGGGGTGTCTCCTGGGCGCACTCCCAGAGCATGGTCCCCCTTCCCGAGTCTCGGGCATCGCCTGGCTCACCCCTCACTGGTCCCTGCTCTCCAGACGTCTAGGACCCAGCCTGAGCTGCCATGCCCGCAGATGCCCCCTCACCCACCCCCGTGTTTGCTCACAGTTTACTTTCCTGAACTGTTGGGGTCTCTCTGCTGCCCCTGGATTCTGCCAGCGCCCATGGCTGGGGGACTCGGGACTGACCCGCACCACCAAGCGTTCACCAGACCCCAGGGCCCTCCACAGTGTGTCCTCTCTGCCCATCCCCACCCTCGAAGGCCCAAAAACAACAGATCCCTCCTGTGGAGGAGTTGAACTGTGTCCCCAAACCTGTAGGCTGGAGTCCCGCTGGCCAGCACCCCAGAAtgggaccttatttggaaataaggtcattGTAGATGCAatcagttaagatgaggtcactaGGTCATAATTCAGGACGACTGATGTCCTTaccaaaaggggaaatttggaggCAGACTGGCCTGTCGGGAGATGCCAACTGAAGATGAAAGCAAGGTGTGGGTGGTGCGTCTCCAACCGAAAAGCCCCAGGAAACCACCAGCCGCTGGGGAGGGGCCAGGAGCAACCCCTGTGACAGCGGGGTCCCCGCCTCCGGGCTGCAGGACGGGAGGTGTGGCAGCCACTCGGGGACGCTCACACCCCTGCCTCCCGCTGTGCGTCCAGCAAAGTCGCCCTGACACTTGCCGAAGTGGAAGGAAGGGAGACACCCCGTTTCCACGCCTGGAAGGTGGGGGCCCCTGGCAGCCGTGCCCGAGGGTGCCTCGGGGCTCTGGGGCCCACGGGAGGCAGCGTCCCCCCGCTCACCGGGGTCCCCCTCCTCAGCTGCAACTCGCTCTGCCACCCTCTCCCCTCCTGAGGTCCAGCTCCTGCCCTGAGGCTCTGCCCCCCAAGTCCCAGGGCCAGCCAGCTGCTGACCAGACTCCGCTGCTCCCTTCAGCCCATTTCTGCATGCCTGTGCTGGAACCTCACACCCTCAGGCAGAAATGCCCCAGGCCCGCCTCCTCACACCTCCACCCCTCTCGTCCAGACCACGTGGGCGAGGCAGACAGCACCGCTGGGGACCCAGTGCCCGAGCCCAAGGGCCCCTGTGCCCCGCTGGGGGGCGGGTGAGGAGAGCTGGCCTTCCTCGGAAGAGCTCGGGGTCCACCCAGGAAGCAGACGCGCCGTCGATCACACAGACTCCGGAGGGGCCTTCAGGAGGCCGAGGCCACGCTCAGCCCCCGCCTGCCAGGGTCTCCAGCGACACCGAGAAGGACGGGGAAACAGCGCGTCCTGCGGGAGGACGGGGTGCGCACCAGGGAGGCTTCTGGCCCCTGCGGTGCTGAGCCAGACGTGCAGGTCCCGAGCCTGAGGTGCTGGCCGGGAGGAGGTCTGGGCGAGGCGGACGGGGGCAGAAGGGCCCAGGGGCACTGACTCTGCCTGCGAGACGCCCAGGCAGACCACCCCGGGGAGGCCGGGCCACGGACGAGGGGGCCTCCGAGGCCCAGGTGAGACAGGGCCCCGGGGAAAGCAGTGTCAGGACCCCACCCTCCAGGGAGCGGGCGATGAGATGCTGGGGACAGGGGTGGTGAATGAGAGAGAGGGTGGGGTGTGTGAGGAGCGGGGTCAAGATCAGGAAAGTGGTCAGCGCAGGGACAGGTCAAGGCTGAAGAGGGTGACGCACGTCTGATCCGGCTGAGCGCTGACGgtgtccttataggaagaggTGGTCAGGGCTCAGACACACCCAGGGGCGACCCTGGAGGATGCGGGGAGGAGACGGCCGTCCGCACTCCCAGGAGGGAGGCCTCAGGAGGGCCAGCCCTGCCCGCGCCCGGGTCTGGGTTCCGGCCTCCAGGCCTGGAGACGTGAGCCCTGCCGTTTGAGTCGCAGGGCTGTGCTTCGCCTTTGTCGGTGCCCTGGATGCTGACTCGGGGATGTGCCcgtgagggaaggaaggagctgCTGCAACAAACAGCCCCACACCTCGGGGCTCCGCGCGTCACTCTCAGCCCCAtccaggtgggaggggagggcccCACACTCATCCtagggccccaggcccctcctctgAGGACCTCGGAGCCCCGGCTggcaggggaggggtggagagacCCTGAGAAAGGCTGGGGACCGGGGGGTGAGAAGTCAGAGTGCCTGGAGGCACCGGGGGCCCAGGCGTGGCATCAGCAAGCACAGACAGAAAGCGGGAGAAGGTCGGGTCTCGAGAGGGTCTGGACATGGATGCCGACTGCGGAAACCCAAGCAGAGGCGTCCTGGGGGTTGTGTGGGTGTGGGCACAGCGGGGAGACGCCGGAAAAGAGACGGTCGGCAGTGAGCAGGCCGGGGGGAGGCCCGGGGTCTCCAGCTGCACCGTGACCCTCATCGTGTGCTCGGCTTTCACGCGAGCGAGCGTGCGCAACGCTGGGCGGGCTTTCCTCTGGGAGGAGCCTCGGGGTTTGGCGGCGCACTCCCCCCACCACTGCCACGTGTTCCCGCGTCAGgggagctggggcctggggtcctggCCTGGGGACAGAAAGGGCAGGGAGTCTGCTAgggcaggtgggggcccgggggaGGCAGGTGGGTGACAGGAGCCATCGGAGATGGGGAATAGATCAGGGTGTCTGTGCACACACGTGAGCCCTGATGGGGGCTGGGGGTCAGGCCGAGGGGTGCGTCTGGGACCCCGGGCACCTGGCTGGGTCTCCCTGCAAGGGGGGCAGCTTCAGTGGGCCTGGAATTGCCaggaagccaaagaatgttcaaactaccgtccGGTTGCGctcctttcacatgctagcaaggtcatgctcagaatcttccaagctaggcttcagcagtacgtgaaccaaaaatttccagatgtatgagctttagaaaaggcagaggaaccagagatcaaattgtcaccattcgttgggtcatagaaaaagcacaggaattccagaaaaacatctatttctgcttcattgactacaagaaggcctttgactgtatggatcacaaccaactgaggaaaattcttgaagaggtgggaataccagaccaccttatctgtctcccaagaaacctgtatgcaggtcaagaagcaacagttagaactggacatggaacaacggactggttaaaaatcgggaaaggagtatgtcaaggctgtatatcatcactctgcttatttaacttatattctgagtacatcttgcaaaatgctggactggatgaagcacacgctggaatcaggattgcctggagaaatatcaacaacctcagatacacagatgatgccactctaatggaagaaagagaagaagaactaaagagcctcttgatgagggtgaaagaagagggtaaaaaagctgacttaaaactcaacattcagaaaatggagatcatggcatccagtcccatctcttcatggcaaataaaagggggaaaagtagaagctgtgactgattttcttttcttgggctttaaatcactacagatggtaactgcagccgtgaacttagaagacgcttgcttcttgaaaagaaacttatgacaaacctagacagtgtattgaaaagcagagttatcactttgctgacaaaggtccaaacagtcaaagccatggtttttcaaATAGTCGTGTACgggtgtaagagttggaccataaaaaccACCggatactgaagaattgatgctttcaaactgtggtgctggaaaaaaactcttgagagtcccttggaaaccaaccctgaatattcattagtagactgatgctgaagctaaaactcaaatactttggtcacctgatgcaaagagccaactcattggaaaagacctgatgttgggaaagattgagggcaggaggagaagggagcagtagaagatgagatggttggatggcatcaccgactcaatggacatgagtttaaacaaaccccaggagatggtgaaggagagggaagacaCCCGTCCTAGTCCCCAGGGCTCTGTCCGCTCCCGAATGGACTCCTGGCAACATCCCATCCCTGAGGCTGGCACCTCTCGCCCCGCCTTACCTCTTTGGCCCACCGCACTCACCCGACCTGCTGAAGAAGGGTGGGTCTGGAACCCTCCCGAGATCCTCGTCTGGGTCCTCCGCCTCCCACCAtcaagtgacagactttattttcttgggctccaaaatcactgcagatggtgactgcagccatgaaattaaaagatgcttattccttggaagaaaagttaggcaaacctagacagtgtatgaaaaagcagagacatcactttcttgacaaaaatctgtatagtcaaagctatggtttttccagtagtcatgtaccgatgtgagagtcggaccataaagaaggctgagtgatgaacaatcgatgttttcaaactgtggtgctggagacctttgagagtcccttggacaccaaggagatcaaaccagtcaatcctaaaggaaattaatcctgaatattcatcgaagGACTGAAGcaacaatactttggtcacctgatgcaaagagctgacacattggaaaagaccctgatgctgggaaagagaaggggatgacagaggatgagatgattggatggcatcactgactcgatggacatgagtttgagcaaagtccaggagatggtgaaggacagggaagcctggcgtgctgcagtccatggggtcacaaagagtcagacacgactgagcaactgaagaacaaccattttgccattgtTTAAGAGGTTTCTTGgtttgacattttttaaagaaggttTAATTGGGAGGAAACTATTTCAGGCCGTCAGAAAAGTTTCAAGACTGACCCTCAGAGCCCCGGCGCATCCTCAGCTCCGTCGCCTGCCGTCTCTGTCCCTCTTCCAGCCTCCTCTACTCCTAGGGACTCAGTCTTTCCTAAAGCAGGAGCAGCCCTCTCCCCTGCCCGCAGTGCAGGCCAGCCTCAGTCCACCGCTGAGCTCTCGCCGGCCACCCCTGCCTGCCGCCCGCCTGCCCTCCTGGGGTCTGCTCTGCCTTCGCTCCACCCTCCTTTCTGGCGCCGAGACGGTCCGGGCTCTCTGGGCACCCACGGCCCCTGTGCTCAGCTGTCCGCCCCTGAGCCGTGCTCGCTTCCTGGAGGACAGTGTGGGAACCGAGGCCCCGGGTGTCTGGGTGCCCTCACAGGGGCAGGATGGAGCGAGCTGCAGGCCCAAAGCCGTACACAGCCCGCACCTCCCGGGAGCATCCAGCCAGTCTCCGCCAGCCTCACCCGGTCCCCGGCCCAGCTGAGCCAAGTCCCCTGGGACTTCCTGACCTCCAGCATCACCCCCGGCAGGCACGTCCCCTGCACGTCTTgccacctcctcctgccctcgggaGTTCTTCCCACGCAGCGTCTGGCTCGGGCGCTcgctgcctccccccacccgtTGTCAGGGACCTTGCCCAGTGCTGAGGATGCTCAGACCCCGTCCTCAGCCCCGACCCCTGCGCCCAGCTGTCTGCCTGGGAGCAGCCGCTTCCTCCCCCCGCAGAACCAGCCCTTCCTCTGCTCTGGGCACAGACCTGGGTGCCCTGTCTCCCTGGTCCACCACGTCCTGGGCGCTCTGCCTCTCGAATCTCTCTGCACCCACTGCTgctctccccctgcctcccaggagcGACAGTGGCTCCcttcctgcctccagcctcagCCATTCTCCACGCTGCAGAGAACTTCCTAGAAGGCCGAGTCCTCACCCCTTGCCCGCTGCTGGACTACGTGCTTCCCCGATTGGCCCCATGCCCATACGGCTGCAGGGACACAGGTCACCCTCAGAGGGTGGCAGAGGGCGTGGAGCCAGGCTGAGCTGCACGGGGTGGGTGTTTGCCGGTCTGGCTTGGTTCACATGGTCCTCAGTCGTGTCGTTTGTTCATTGGAAAATGTAACAAGCACCCATAagcctgagggcttcccaggctcAGATGGGGgagatgtggcttcaatccctgggttgggacgatcccctggagaagggaatggctacccactccagtgttcttccctggagaattccatgaacagaggagcctggcgggctacagtccatggggtgaagATCATTCCCCAAACCCTTCGGAGTTGGTTCCGCCTGCAGGGGTCGCCTCCCTGGGGTGCCCCGACCCCAGCTCCAGGGACGGAGTCACGCCCTCTTTCCCTGCACAGGTGCTGGGCTCACtttgcggggtggggggcagatacCGCCTCCGCCACTGGGAGCTCTGGCCACCGCAGCCCACTCAGTCCTGGAGCCCACCGCCTGCCGCCTGCCCGTGCTGGGCTCCGCACTCGCGAGCCACCTGCCGTCGGGAGCGCTGGGTTAGCCGAGCAGGAGGACCCGCAGGAAAGTGCTCGCGGGACGGAGCCCAGTCCCCGGGCTGCAGCAGCGGGATGGGCCAAGGCCTCGGGCGGGCTGACGTCCCTCCCTCGAGGCTCAAGGCTCTGGGCCCCTGCGCATCAGTCCCGGGGGCCTCCCGAGGGCAAGGGCAGGGTGGACAGCCGCTCCATCACCGCTGAGGCCTGGCCTCCCCACCAGAGATCTGAGCGCGGGGCCTTCGCGGACCGCGCCGTCATCCCTCAGGCGGAGGCTGAAGGCGGCCTTGCTATGACAGTCCCGTCTGGGCATGCCAGGGACATCGTCCCTTGAAGGGGTGGGCAGGGTCAGGGTCGGGCAGGAAGGAGGGCCTCCCGCTGGGCCTAGAGTGGGGCTGCCTTCTTTAGTCACCAGTCTCCGGGGCGAGACAGACCTCAGCCCCTTGAAGCCCCCAGGAGTCTGGTTCAGGACCACCCCCCATGCCCGTGTGGGGGCCTGCAGTCTGGGGAGGGGCAGCTGGGAGGAACGGGCTGCCTGCGCGGGGAGGGAGGCCCCCCAGGCCCCTGCGTGGACCGGGGCCTCAAGGACAGTGTATCTGGGCCTCGAGGGGACCTCTGTGATGACAACAGACGCGCAGTCATCTCAGGGTGTCGCTCTGAAACGGCCCCGGCCACCTGTGTCCAGGCCTGGGGGTCTGACTGCCAACGCCACCCGGCTGCCCCAGcgggtgggcagggaggagggccCCTGGCCTGGAGACCGTCCCCCAGGACAGCCGGGACCCCCAAAGCCCGCGCATGGCTCCCCCACACCAAGCCCAGGCACAGGCTCAGGACCTTCCCAGGGCCGCCTGTGGACAGAGGCTGGGGCGGCGCCGGACCAGTGCAGGGAGGAGCAGACATGGGGATTGGAATCCTTTATTGACAGGTGCCAAGCCGGCCTCGGGGGCCCCCGCGGTCGCAGGGGCGCTGGGCGGCGGCCGGGGGCGAGGGGCCTAGGACTCGGTCTCGAACATCTTCTTGCGGCCCTCCATGCCCGACTTCTCCTCGATGTTCTTCCTCCAGTCACCCACGTCCCGCAGGTCGCGCTCCTGCAGCGAGGAGGCCGGGGCTGAGGCAGGCGCCCTGCCGCCCTGGCCCACCACGTCCGGCCCCGCAGGTGGGCCCCGGGGCTGAGCCCCCGCCGGCGGGGACACCCTACCTTCTCCGTGTcctccttcttgacctgcttgAGGTTGGCCCGCAGGTCCATGCACACTTTGTGTTTGGAGCCCAGCAGAGCCTTCAGCATGGCGTCGGCCGACATGCGCACGCGGCGCAGTGGGGGCCTCTTGAACTTGCCCCGCAGGTCGAACAGCTTCTGGTTCATGTCCTCCAGCTGCGGGCGGGCAGCGAGgctgggcggcggcggcggcggagcctGGGTCCCGCCGTCAGGGCAGCCCCGCGCGCCCTGGACCCCACACGCCCCCCACCTCTCACCTCCTTGGTGCTCTTCTGCACCTTCACCTCCATGTCGTACTTCTCCTCCTCGGCCGCGTCGATCTTGGCGTGCAGCTGTCTGCAGAGCTCCTGGTGGCGGAGACCGCGGGTGGGCGACCCCACGCTTGGCCTCCACCCGCCCTGACCACCCCGctcctcctcctgacccagggggaGGCCGGTCCGGGCCAGGGACGGGGCCCACGGTGGTACCTGCACTTCGGAcatggagcctgggagatgcagcggCGGGCAGTGCTCCGACAGGTAGTTCTGCTTCTCCGCCTCCCGGCggccctcctccttctccagctcCGTGGCCGCGATCTGCAGCATGACGCTCTGGGGGCGGGCGCGGGCGGTGAGGGGCCGCGGCTGGCCAGGCCGCAGACCCCCGCGCGTCTGGAGCGCCCCTGCAGACCCCCTGGGCCGCCCTCCCCGGGCCCACACCTACCTTCAGGTGTTGCCTGCGGGCCGTGATGGCCCTGTTGCGTTTCTgcagggcaggggagaggaggcGCAGTCAGGGCTGGCGGGGGCGTGGGGTCCGGCACCCTGCACCCTTCCCTGCCCACCTGGCCAGCCAGGGCATCCTGCCCAGGGGATGGCAGGGCCTGGGCCTGGTGGGGGGCACATGAGCCCGGGACATGGTGCCGCGTGGTGACCCTTTGCCGGGGCAGCCCTTCTGGTTGGAAGGCCTGGGGTCTGGAGAAGAGACTGGACGGGGCGgccgggaggagggcaggggagacCCTCGGGCCCGGGGTTGGGGCGGGGAGCAGCCGTGAGAAAGAAGAAGCGGCTCCCCGGTGACCAGGCCGCAGCCTCACTTCCCCTGGCCCGTGGGAGGGGCCGGCGGGGAGGCCACTTCCTCTGTTTCCCGCTGTCtcggtgggtggggtggggcagtcTCACCCACAGGGTGACAGACGGTCTCCCGGGGCCTCGGAGCTCCTCTTTCAGGCCTGTCCTGACTTGGGGGTCCCATCCCCTCCGGGTTTCACCCCCAAGCCGGTACTCACCTCCTCACTGTCCCAGGAGggcgggcggggggtgggggagagagaagagaggttaGGGCCACGGGGCTGTGTGatggggcgggcgggcgggcgcacGGGGTGGCCAGGTGGGGACACGCGGAGACCCCCAcccagtgctgggggtgggggccccgGGGGCAGCGGGCCGAGGGCTGCACTTACTCCCCCATCGTGCGGTCCTGGGCTGATAGCCTGTGGGAGAGAAAGATGAGGGGGTCAGGGCCCCTGCCCGCCTGCCCTGCACCCGGCGGAGCGGGGGGAGCGccaacccaccccccacccccacctccttcaGGGCCACGTCTTGGAATTCCCCGGGGCGGGGGGGCAGTAAGAGGAGAAAGTGTGCCCGAAATGTCCCCGCGGGCCTGGAGCTGCTGCAGCTGTCCCCGCGGGAGGGTGGGTCTGGCCAGCACAGGTGGCCACCCGAGGCGCTGGTTATTTTTAGCTCTGCTCCTTCGGCTTCTGGCCCAAGTGCATAGAAGACGCTGCCCCCCGTTAGGGCCTGGGGTCCCTCAGTCCATGAAGTCCCCTCCCCACGGCCCAGAGCCGAGGCTTGGCCGTCGCTGTGCCGTCCGGGAGCCCCACGCCACACCAGCCCCCTCCAGGGGCGTCTCCCTGCAGCCCTCTGCTCTGCGGAGCCCCCAGACCCCAgacccccaccctggccccggAGACGTCCCTCTGCAGGGGCGCTCCAGACGCGCCCGTGCTGGCCTCGACGGGCCGGGCCGGCCTCACCTCGCGTCTGGGCAGCGGCAGTGGGACTGAGGTCAGGCCGGCAGCAGCGAGCTGGGCTGGTGGGTCCGGGGGAGGGCTATAAATGGCCTCCCCCAGGCTGGGCCTCTGCTCAGAAAGGGCATGGAGTCCTCCTCAGACCAATGGGGGCACAGGGACCTCCCCACCTGCCCAggccgcctggcccggccccgccgccgctgccgccgtcCAGGCCAAGAAGTCTTGGGAGGGGGGTGCTGAGGTTGGGTTGGTCTATTTAGGGTGAGGTGACGACTTCGAATCGCCTCCCTTGTATCTTGCAAGGAGCCCGAGGACAGCGTGACGGCCTCAGCAGCTGTGAGGCCCAGCTCAGGGGTCAGCCGAGGGGTCGCTCCTGCCCAGCCCCGTCTGCCCAGAGTCAGGGTTCACTCTGGGCTCCCCTCGGCTTCCCCAGGCCTCTGGGCCCCCAGGAAACAACAGCCCTGGGCTGCTTACACTCTGCTGTCCATTGTCCCCTCTAGCCCAGTGGGCGGCTTGGGCATGAGCTGTTCATGTGCTCCCTGCCTCAAGCTGGCCGGGGGCAAGGCCAGACCCCAGACAGAGCCTCTGGGGCCTGCAGCAGCCCCGGGGACTGtgggctgagggtggggggaCTGCCCTCCAGAACGGGACCCCACCATCCTCCCAGAGCGGGACGGGAGGTCCCAGATGGACATGCAGCCTCGCCCAACCGCCGTGCCTGTGGGCTGGCTCCCCGCACAGCTCCGAACACGTCCTTCAAACCCCGGATTTCGGCGCCACTGGCCTGGGAACCTCTCCCTAACTCgagggggccccaggcccgcCTGGCGGCTCAGGCAGGCCCAGCACTGctctcctcaccccagccccGGGCCTGCGGCCCCCCGCCCTGGCCCCCGCCCAGCAGAGGCATCCGGACGACCATGACTTGGCATCCTTCGAGCTGGGGGTTCTCGGCCATGGGGAGGGTCAGGGAGAGCTAAAACCGTCCAGATGTGTGGGGATTAGAGCTGCTTTCTGGGCCAGGCTGAGCCCCCAAAGGCCCCAAGGTGGCTTCTGCAGGCATCTACTGCCCCCTGCTGCGCGTGCAGGGGAGGCCCCGCACCACCACCCGGTCGGTTTGGGGGCTTTGTGGGGAACTGGGGTGGTCCCAGGAATTGGAGTTCCCTCCATCCACtgtcaccaccacccccaaacATCTCCCTCTTGCCCACTGTGTCCCCAGGGACCCACCCCTAACTCTCTAGTTGTCACAGATGAGGGGGCCCCACCTCCAGGATCATCCCCAGCGGGCCTAGAGGGGCCCCTTTGCCCTCACTCAGGGGTCAGGCAGCAGTCAGAGGCCTCAAGGCCTGGCTGAGCCGTGGGAGGAGACCCTCTCCGCATCCGCAGGAGGGTCCATGGCGGTATCAGGAGCCCCTGACGCTGCCGTGCCTGCGGATCTCACGAAGGACACATGGTGTGGGGGG includes the following:
- the TNNI2 gene encoding troponin I, fast skeletal muscle; amino-acid sequence: MLQIAATELEKEEGRREAEKQNYLSEHCPPLHLPGSMSEVQELCRQLHAKIDAAEEEKYDMEVKVQKSTKELEDMNQKLFDLRGKFKRPPLRRVRMSADAMLKALLGSKHKVCMDLRANLKQVKKEDTEKERDLRDVGDWRKNIEEKSGMEGRKKMFETES